A single Anopheles maculipalpis chromosome 3RL, idAnoMacuDA_375_x, whole genome shotgun sequence DNA region contains:
- the LOC126562804 gene encoding general odorant-binding protein 45-like: MLLLVLLLTGGDLRCDAKSNLILQTFDEMVLECAELMSITPSKLTALRSGLLVKDTETKCLLRCVGVSGRFWSDYTGLRKDILARYFLADATDTQNVNRTQLCLNELPTIQLDPEHCCNLALESFLCFYYNYGNLRQDRIFVPLDHLQQKHVTARCMDVHQITLEQLMSLSEEEMDANDSVHCLVRCIGIKTGIYSDRDGVNMDLIYAQYGEGYCEADFKTNAYECIVRQSEQTYGNPCKRAYHLLYKCFENVRNVITDYELKDSEED; this comes from the coding sequence atgctgttgctggtacTGCTTCTCACTGGTGGTGATCTGCGGTGTGATGCGAAGAGCAATCTCATACTGCAGACCTTCGACGAGATGGTGCTTGAATGTGCTGAGCTAATGTCGATCACTCCGTCAAAGTTGACCGCGTTACGATCGGGTTTGTTGGTGAAGGATACGGAAACCAAGTGTTTGCTAAGGTGTGTGGGTGTTAGTGGGCGTTTTTGGAGTGATTACACCGGGCTGCGGAAGGACATTTTGGCACGCTACTTTTTGGCCGATGCAACCGACACGCAAAACGTCAACCGTACGCAGCTGTGCCTAAACGAACTGCCAACAATTCAGCTAGATCCAGAGCACTGCTGCAATTTAGCGCTGGAATCGTTTCTGTGCTTCTACTACAATTACGGAAATTTACGGCAGGATCGCATTTTTGTTCCACTGGATCATCTGCAACAGAAACATGTGACTGCCCGCTGCATGGACGTGCATCAAATCACGCTGGAACAGCTGATGAGCCTGAGCGAGGAAGAAATGGACGCGAACGATAGTGTCCATTGCTTGGTGCGTTGCATCGGCATCAAGACGGGTATCTACAGTGATCGTGACGGTGTCAACATGGATCTGATTTACGCACAGTACGGTGAAGGTTATTGCGAGGCAGACTTTAAGACAAACGCTTACGAGTGCATTGTGAGGCAGAGTGAGCAGACGTACGGGAACCCTTGCAAAAGAGCGTATCATTTACTGTACAAATGCTTCGAGAACGTGCGCAACGTGATTACGGACTATGAGTTAAAAGATTCTGAGGAGGATTAG